In Grus americana isolate bGruAme1 chromosome 17, bGruAme1.mat, whole genome shotgun sequence, the following proteins share a genomic window:
- the TP53INP2 gene encoding tumor protein p53-inducible nuclear protein 2 isoform X1, protein MFQRLTSLFFSDSNTLEGLEEPKPFVEEEEEEDGWLIIDLAGSRARPGAARRVGAGGTGHSARSRPAPPAPLPAASPAPAGPCLMDESWFVTPPPCFTAEGPSPGGVGSSPMEDLLIEHPSMSVYVTSTLEVDGEGPEDDAAGEVPEPQLERHMPHHSRSLSVKAAILEKVGQVRRVQQARQLVEKHRLSQKALQRQNRACQRPLRRAKQHVGTFIHQPCQRHCNY, encoded by the exons ATGTTTCAGCGTCTCACCAGCCTCTTCTTCAGCGACAGCAATACGCTGGAGGGCCTGGAGGAGCCCAAACCCTTtgttgaggaggaggaggaggaggatggctgGCTCATAATTGATCTTGCAG GCAGCCGTGCCCGCCCCGGCGCAGCCCGGCGAGTGGGTGCTGGCGGTACCGGGCACTCAGCACGATCCCGCCCGGCACCCCCTGCTCCGCTGCCGGCTGCTTCCCCGGCTCCGGCCGGTCCCTGCTTGATGGACGAGAGTTGGTTTGTCACCCCTCCCCCCTGTTTTACTGCAGAGGGGCCCAGCCCCGGCGGCGTGGGGAGCAGCCCCATGGAGGACCTGCTCATCGAGCACCCCAGCATGTCCGTCTACGTCACCAGCACCCTCGAGGTGGACGGGGAGGGCCCCGAGGACGATGCTGCCGG GGAGGTGCCGGAGCCCCAGCTGGAGCGGCACATGCCGCACCACAGCAGGTCCCTCTCGGTGAAGGCCGCCATCTTGGAGAAGGTCGGGCAGGTGCGGCGGGTGCAGCAGGCCAGGCAGCTGGTGGAGAAGCACCGGCTCAGCCAGAAGGCGCTGCAGCGGCAGAACCGGGCCTGCCAGCGCCCGCTGCGCCGGGCCAAGCAGCATGTCGGGACCTTCATCCACCAGCCCTGCCAGCGCCACTGCAACTACTGA
- the TP53INP2 gene encoding tumor protein p53-inducible nuclear protein 2 isoform X2, with protein MFQRLTSLFFSDSNTLEGLEEPKPFVEEEEEEDGWLIIDLAEGPSPGGVGSSPMEDLLIEHPSMSVYVTSTLEVDGEGPEDDAAGEVPEPQLERHMPHHSRSLSVKAAILEKVGQVRRVQQARQLVEKHRLSQKALQRQNRACQRPLRRAKQHVGTFIHQPCQRHCNY; from the exons ATGTTTCAGCGTCTCACCAGCCTCTTCTTCAGCGACAGCAATACGCTGGAGGGCCTGGAGGAGCCCAAACCCTTtgttgaggaggaggaggaggaggatggctgGCTCATAATTGATCTTGCAG AGGGGCCCAGCCCCGGCGGCGTGGGGAGCAGCCCCATGGAGGACCTGCTCATCGAGCACCCCAGCATGTCCGTCTACGTCACCAGCACCCTCGAGGTGGACGGGGAGGGCCCCGAGGACGATGCTGCCGG GGAGGTGCCGGAGCCCCAGCTGGAGCGGCACATGCCGCACCACAGCAGGTCCCTCTCGGTGAAGGCCGCCATCTTGGAGAAGGTCGGGCAGGTGCGGCGGGTGCAGCAGGCCAGGCAGCTGGTGGAGAAGCACCGGCTCAGCCAGAAGGCGCTGCAGCGGCAGAACCGGGCCTGCCAGCGCCCGCTGCGCCGGGCCAAGCAGCATGTCGGGACCTTCATCCACCAGCCCTGCCAGCGCCACTGCAACTACTGA